GTGAAATTGTTTCTTGAGCGCCGCATGGTAGTCGAGCAGATCCCCGTTGAGCCGATAGGAACCGGGCGCGTCGGTGAGTAAAATGTTCTGCCGGATGAAGCGCAGATAGTCCGGGCTGCCGTAAGGGGCCAACCCCATCATTTTGTACTCGCCGTCCAGCATGGTGAATCCCAGAAATCCCGTCATGGCTGAATAGAAATGGCCGAGTGAATGCGGCCAGGGGATCGAGCGCAGGACGCGGATGTCGGTTCCGGCTCCGACGGCCAGGGTCGTGGACACGTCTTCCCCCGCACCATCGAAGACCAGGAGCGTCGCCTCTTCGAACGGCGAGGCGAAGAAGGCGCTGGCCAGATGGCAGCGATGATGATCCAGGTAATGAAGACGGGCTTTGAAGGCCCCGAAGTGTTTTCTGAGGAGGGAGCGAACCAGAAATAATTCGCCCCAGCTGCCCTGACTCGCCGCCGCTTGTCCGCCGCCCGCCGGCGTGAATTCCTGCAGAGCTCGCCCCATCTTTCCAAAAAACGCGGAGGGGCGCGTGAGGGCTGTTTTCAAAACCGCTTTGGTGCGGACCCCCATGCGAAGCGGCTGCCAATAGACGCCGATATGTGCGACCTCTGCCAGGCTGATGCCGGCTCGATTCAGGCAGGAGGTGATGGCACGCAGGGGAAAACATCCTTCGTGCTTCACGCGCGTGAAGCGCTCCTCCTCAACAGCCGCGACAAGCACACCGTCTTTCATGAGGGCTGCGGCGCTCTCGCCCATGGTGGCTAATCCGAGAATGTACATGGTGATTTAGGGAATGAGTGGCGCGCAGGGTCTAGTCGGATGCGTTCAATCGGGAATTGTGGTGCATCGGCAGTGTCGTGCTCATCGGTCCAAGGTGAGGAAAGAGCTTGAGCAGCGCGAGCAGCTTGTCTGCGACGGCCTCTGTGCCCAGCATCCATTGCTTTTGACGGATGATCCAGCGGCTGCGCGACAGATAGGACAGTCCCCGCATGTCTTTCCAGGTCACGGGGCTGGGTTGATCGTCCGCATCCGCAGCATGCAGGTAGACCAACGGCATGTACCCGAGCCTGAGGGCCTGGCGCATTAACGCGATGATGGCCGACAACGGCAACCATCGAAAGTAGGTCCCGCCGATGACTCGGATGCCACGAGTGCCGACAACGGGATAGCGATACAGCGGAAACTCGTACAGCCGGGCCCCTGACAGCTGGAAGACGTCATAGGGCTCGCGCGAGACGCGGGGGCCTCCCATGACAAGACTGGAGTCGTACAGGAACCCCGCCTCCGACAAAACGGCATAGGCCCAGGGAGACCGTTCGTCGAGGGAAAAATTCGGCGCTCTGAATCCAATCACCCGTTGTCCGCAGGCGTCTTCGAGTGCATCCTTGGCGCGACGGACATTCTCTGCGAACTCCGTCCGGCTCAACGAACAGACATTTTCATGCTGATCGCCATGGCAGGCGATCTCATGGCCGAGCCGGCTCATTTCACGGATGAGATCGGGCTGATCCCGCGCAATCTGGCCAGTGGTGAACAGCGTCATGTTGGGACGACCGCCGGCTTGACGGAGCACCGAGAGAATCCGGCGGAGCCCTCTCCAGGTTTGGTCCGGATTCGTCCGCGGCCGGAGTCCCATGTCGAGCATAGTGGCGTGTGTATAGTCTTCCACGTCCAGCGAAAGATAGCAGGCGTTCGGGATGTTGGTCATGACGCTCGTTGCCCGGCGCGTGTGTGGGTACAGGGGTGCCGACGACGGCTGGGGACCCAGGATACCCCTTCAATAGACGGGATTCCAGGGCCCGGCCTGTCTACCGATCGAAATGGTAGGCGACGCCGAACATGAAGAGGTTGGCGCGGTAGTCGGCCGTGACGTTGGTTCGATCGAAGGAGAAGTGCGCGAAGTTATATTTGTATTCGATGAACGGGGCGACTTTTGCGGTGAGGTAATATTTGATGCCTGCCAACACGTTGAAACTGGGAGCAAACGACGCTTCCGGTCGGAAGTTTCCGTCCGAAATATTCCCCAGATTGAGGCCGAGCCCGAGCCCGGCGTAGGGCTCGACTTTGTACTGATAGCCGGTCACGCGAACCAGCGCATTAAACGCAAGGGAGTGAACCAGGAAATCGCTCCCCGGAATCGGCCCCGAGAGAAGCAGATTGGTGCCTTGCCGTGGGGGCGTTTGGGCTTTGACGTTCGACTGAGAGCGATAGACGTCGACCTCGAGCCCGAACCAGTTGAATCCACGGTCATCAAAGTAATGCCCGTATTTCGCGCCGAAGGCCAGATTGGTATTGAGGTCGAGTTTTCCGGCGTCCGTGGTGTCCAGGGTTGCTACATTCGGTCCGACCGCAAAGGCGGCATAGTTTTCGGCATGGACGAGCACCGGCGCGCACATGACAACAATTCCCAACACAGTACCGATCCATCTGCGGAACATAGCGCCTCCAACTGAACGACTATCCGGTATCTTTCGCTGAAGGCTACTCTAACGGGCTTGATGCGGGGTGGCAAGAGAGAAGTGTGTCTTAATCCCGACTGCAGGGCGATTCGCTTCGATGCAGTAATGTCGGCCGCAGGCAGAACCCGCGCCACGGCGATTGATCCCAGGACCAGTTCAATAGGGCGTACTCGGTATGGGTCATGCGGTGTTCGATCACCCGTCCGAACCCGCCGACCCGCAAGGAGAATCCGGCCGGCAGCAGAACATCACGCAACAATCCGAACTCCGTGAAGTTTCCTGCGAAGTAGGCGGGGTCGCCCTGTTCATTCACGAAATGCTCGCCTCGCCAGATCGTGACGTAGGGCCTCCAGCCGTCCAGATCCACACCGGCCGTCAGTTGATAGCCCCGACCGCGAACGATCGGTGCTCCGCCCTGCGTTGGTTCGTGCTGGCTGGTGAGATACAGCGCCATCACATCGATTTCGCGAAACCACGACAGGGCGGACGAATAGCGATTGGGCTGGAACGTCAATTGCGGTCCGACGGCCGTCAGGAAATTGTTCGAGGCGGGCCGGTCCCTCGGCAGGCCGGCTCCGAAAAACGTCCGGGACTCCGAGTACTGGGCCCCGCCGCTGTGTGTCCAGTAGACCTGGCCGTTCAAGGAAAAGAATCCGGCGCTCGCGCGCCCTGTGTATCCCACGTCGAATCGCTCCGCCTTTTGAAATGTCTCGATCTGGTTCCAGTTGATGAACAGATCCTGCTGGTAATGTTCCCGGTTCACCAGGAGCTGGAAGCCCTGTTCGAGAGGGCGTGAAAACAGGGAGGCGTCGTTGAACAGCGCATCCACGAAGGGATGGTTGCGCTTGATCGTGCCGGCAATCACCGACACTGCCGGCCAGAGTTCATACTCCGCCGACAGGATCGGCTGCACCGTGTGGAATCGTTGGGTGTCCCCGACGGGCAACCCTGCAAAGACACCGGCGTCTAGGTTCAATCCGGGCGCAGGACTGTATCGGAGCACCGGCGCGAGGTATTGGCCGGCGAGGGTGCTATTTGAGACCGGTCGTCCTCCGATTTCCCGAAAGCCCGAATAGCCGATGTTATACACATAGGTTAGAGCATCGAACTTGGCCGTAAATCGAGACGGCGAATGTGTCGGTTTCGGTTCGCTCGAGGGAGTGTCCCCGGCGGAGAAGAGATCGCGCACAAATTGCCCGTCCGTGGTATCCCAATTCCAATTGAAGACTAGATATTGCTGGCTGACCCACTTGAACGTGTCACGGTTCTGATATGTGATGCCGTCTTCCGTGAAGAAGGCCCTGATCCGGCGGGCCTGCACGCCGAACTCGATCGACGCGGACTGGCCGAGCGGGATGATTTTTGACAGACCAAATTCAGGGAAATTGCTCGCCGCATATTCCGGGTCGCCCTGCTGACTGAGGAACTGGCGCCCTCGCCAGAATGACACCGAGGGCCGCCACCCGGCCAGATCCAGCCAGACGCTCAGTTCATAGCCACGCCCGCGGACTGCCGGCTGGTTGCCCAGCGACTCATTGAAAGAGGTCAGGTAGGTGGCGCGAATGCTAAGCTGGTTCCACCAAGCCAGGGCGGGAAAATAGGTGGAGGGTTCGAGCACCAGCTCAGGTCCTGCGGCTGTGACCAGATTCTCTGCGGTGTTGAACGACCGGTCCAGTTTCAGGAGGGCCTGGCCGTTGTGGCCCCAATGGGCCTGGCCGTTGAAACGGAAGGGGCCAGCGCGCAGCTGCCCAGCATATCCGACATCATACCGGTTGGTTGCGGAGCCGCGAAACGCCTGCTCCCAATTGATGAACAGGTCCTGTCGGTAATACCGCGAATTCACCAGGACTTGTGCGCCCTGTTCGAGGGGCCGCACAAACCGGTTGGCGTTGTCGAAGACCGCATCGTGAAAGTCCCGGTGCGGGCCCGCCAGGGTGCCGAGCAGGGCGGAGACCTCCTCTGTCGGCTGGTATTGCAGACGGATAATCGGCCGGACCTGTGAGACTTCCGTGTCGTGGCCGAACGGCATGTTGGCGAACAGGCCGAGGTCCAGGTCCATGGATGCGAACAGGCGTTTGCGTACATACACATTCAGTAAGTTGCCGATGAGTGTGGTGTCGCGCCCCAGTCCGTTGGTGAAGGTGTTGTCTTCCAGCCCCTGTTTTTCAAGGTTGAGCACATACGTGGTCGTTTCGAGTCGGAGGTCCAGATCGTGAGAGGCGGAGGCGGACAATGCCGGACTGTCTGCTGAGGCCATGCGGGCGTGGAGCAGCAACAGAGGCGTGCAAATGACGACCAGCGTGAGAGCACGCCATGTGAAGAGACTTACCTGCAGCACAATGGGAGCGGATCATAAGTGGGCCCGGTATGATCCGTCAACGCGGAAGCGACCCGGACTGCGATACCTTGACTTGATTTCGGCGATGGCGTGATATGGGCTACGAACTGCCGATCGCCGGTGGAGATCCGGTGATGGACCGCTGGAGAGGAATTTGCCGTATGGGGCATAACGCTCTAGGGCTGGGAATGGGGCTGTCCCTGCTGACCGCCGCACAACTGCTGTCCTCGTTCGGCATCCAGTGGTATACGGTCGCCCACTTGGGGGCGGGGCCTGATACCGACGCGTTATACGCAGGGACGACGTTGCTACAGCTGTTGTCGGTCGTCGTGATGGACCCGCTGTCGTGTGTGCTGGTGCCGCTGCTGTCCGCTCGTCTCGAGGATGAACGACGGCGGTTGGCCTGGCCGTTGTTCCTGGGAATCGGGACACTCGCTGGCCTTGTGACGCTGGTACTGTACTACGCGGCGCCGTATCTGGTGGCTGTGATGGTTCCCGGATTTTCGGAAGCGACCAGGCACCTCACCGTCGATCTGACACGAATCCAACTGACTGCGCTCATCGGGGTGGCCTGTTTCACGCTGTTGTCTGCGTTCTACCAGGCCAGGGACCGGTTCATCTGGACAGCCGGCGCGCTCCTCCTCTGTTCGCTGCTTGGGTGGTGGGTCTTAGTCATGGCGCTGTCGAGTGGTGGCGTGAGGCTTGCGGCCTGGGTGCAGGTCTTCGTGCTCAGCGGGCCGGCGCTCCTGTTGTTGAAGGCACTGGGAGCATGGGTGCCTGGTTCGTTTCCCGGCGCGGTCGGGTGCCTACGCGAGGTGGGGGGGCGCATGCGACCGCTGGTGTTGAGCGCGGCCTTTGTCCGGACCGGATTCGTCGCGGATCGGTTTCTGACGTCCTTCCTGGGCGCAGGCAGCCTGGTGATGCTTGAGTTGATCTGGCGGGTACTGGCTGCGGTCGTCCGCATCTTCAATCAGGGATTTGTCACGCCGGTCGTGCCGACTCTGGCGAAACTGGCGCAGGCTGGCGCTTGGGAGGAATTTGTGGTGGTCTGTCGAGCCAGGCTGGTCGGGGTGGCAGGCCTCAGCGCGCTCGCCTTCGTCGGTCTGTCGACAGTGGCAATTTTCGGGCAGAGTATCGGATTATGGTTCGGCGGAGACCCGGGACAGGGAGGAATGACAAGTCAGGAGATATCGACTCTCCGGATGACCTTCTTCGCCTGCGCCGGAGGGCTGTTGTGCGGGGGAGTGAATCATCTGCTGGGCAATGCGTTTTATGCCGAAGGCGAAACAAGCATTCCCGCCAGGGTCGAGGTCGTGGCCAGTCTCGGGGGCCTCGCCTTGAAGGCCCTCGGGTTTCTGGCGGGCGGGCTGCTGGGCATTGCCGTGGCGATCAGTCTTCAGTACGCGCTGACCGGCCTGCTCCTGGCCACGGCCTTCTACCGTCGAATGTTGCCGCGGCTTCGTGAACGCTCCTCCGGGCCCGTCGGGCGCATTGTGTCCGGCGAACCGTCAAATCGTCTCCGCTAACGGAAGGAGTGGCGGGGCTTCGCATCGTTGCGACCCCGCTGCCACGGTCATGACTTATCGATATTCACCGATGGGCGGAGAGCGCCTATGACAAGCGTGCAATCGCCGCGACGAGGCAAGCGGCGGGTGGTATTGGCGCTCGCGTCCATGCTCGTGTCCCTGGTCGTGGCGGCACTGTTGCTGGAAGTCATCTGTCGGTGGCTTCCGGTCAACGAGGGACTTCGGGGCCTCTCCGTGGATGAGCAGAATCCCGTGTTCCGTTTTACCCCTCATCGGGAATCGGTGTATTCGCGGGGTTGGAACTTTTCGATCGTCAATCGAGTGAGAACCAACAATTATGGGTTTGTGAGCGATCAGGAGTACGACCCGTCGGCCAAAACGCCGCTATTGGCCGTCATCGGAGATAGTTTTGTGGAGGCCGTCATGGTTCCGTTTCCCCAGACGGGGGTGGCCAGGCTTGCCGGTACCGTGGGTTCCGCCGGACGTGTGTATGGATTCGGGACGTCGGGGTCCTCCCTGAGCCAGTATCTGGCCTACGCGCAGTATGTCAGGGACACATTCCGCCCCGATGGGTTGACGGTGGTGATCATCGGCAACGATTTCGATGAAAGTCTGCGCAAATATAAGAGCGAGCCGGGGTTGCATTACTTTGCGGAGTCGCCGGAC
The sequence above is a segment of the Nitrospira sp. genome. Coding sequences within it:
- a CDS encoding polysaccharide deacetylase family protein is translated as MTNIPNACYLSLDVEDYTHATMLDMGLRPRTNPDQTWRGLRRILSVLRQAGGRPNMTLFTTGQIARDQPDLIREMSRLGHEIACHGDQHENVCSLSRTEFAENVRRAKDALEDACGQRVIGFRAPNFSLDERSPWAYAVLSEAGFLYDSSLVMGGPRVSREPYDVFQLSGARLYEFPLYRYPVVGTRGIRVIGGTYFRWLPLSAIIALMRQALRLGYMPLVYLHAADADDQPSPVTWKDMRGLSYLSRSRWIIRQKQWMLGTEAVADKLLALLKLFPHLGPMSTTLPMHHNSRLNASD
- a CDS encoding outer membrane beta-barrel protein encodes the protein MLGIVVMCAPVLVHAENYAAFAVGPNVATLDTTDAGKLDLNTNLAFGAKYGHYFDDRGFNWFGLEVDVYRSQSNVKAQTPPRQGTNLLLSGPIPGSDFLVHSLAFNALVRVTGYQYKVEPYAGLGLGLNLGNISDGNFRPEASFAPSFNVLAGIKYYLTAKVAPFIEYKYNFAHFSFDRTNVTADYRANLFMFGVAYHFDR